Below is a window of Desulfonatronum thiodismutans DNA.
TTCAAAACCTTGAAATATCATCCCTGTTTCCCTGGAAACTTTGGTTCACAAGAAGACGCTTTGGCCTACGGCAGAACCTTTTTCCCTTGGTATAACGAGGAGCATCGGCACAGCGGTATCGGATTCATGACGCCCGAGCAGGTTCATTACGGCATCGTCCCACAAATCCTGGAAACCCGGTCAAACGCCATGACACAAGCTTTCCTTGCTAATCCCATCAGATGGAATGGCCGTCACCCTGAACTGCCCAAAATCCTCCGGCCCCAAGAAGCGGTCTGGATCAACCCTCCAACCATGATGAAAACGCTACACTAATTTTATGGACCTGGCTGTCTCACTTTCATTGACACATTCCGATGCAGCTGAAAAGTGTTCTTTGCCAAGTCAATGCCGATTACGCTAACTGTACTCATGGGATGGCCTCCTTCAAGGGTTGGTGTGTCCTTGACGCATACCCCTTTTAAAGGGGCGGGGCCATCCCATCACTGTTAATGTCAATTAAGAACCTGTCCCCATTTTTGAGCATGAAGATTTTGACCAAGGGGTTGTTAACATTGAGAACTATAACTATTTCCCTGAATCCATTGGCACAGATGAATCATAGAGGGTTTCGGGCGCTATATCGATATTTCCCGGCCAGACTACTGTCCCATAATCAATAGAGGCACATGCAAATAAACCCGAAGATGTTAAACGATGAAAAGGCTTTTTCCGTAAGTACGGTTTCATGTCAAAAAGGCGTTGTTCGCCATTTTCAAATTCAAGTTCAAGTGTAAAGTCATTTTTCGCATTGACTTTAACCACGTCGAGTAAATCTTCCATGAATAACCTCACATTATTGCAAAGGAGCGATTTTGAAAGGTTCCTCTCCACTGACTGCAAGCTCCCAATTTGCCAAGAGTTCGTCACGGTGGATTTCGATCCATGCTTGAACAAGTTTCATCTGCTTTCCAGGAAGATGTCCCGCTAATATTTGGCCGTCTTCAATGGCTACTGACGCCTTGGCCCCTTGATAGCGGACATGAATATGCGGCAAATTATGACGTACATTGTCTTCGTAAAGCAAGGTAATCAGAATGCCGTAAAACATGCTTATTGTGGGCATACGTACTCCAAAATCAGATGAGAATGGTCAGCATATCCAGCCGGATATGCTCCAACACCTTTGCCGGAAGGTAGTTGGTCAGGAAGTCGGCGGCGACCTCCTTGTGGCTCATGGCTTCCCGGAAGAAGGTGTCGTGGATGTGAAGTCCTCGCGAATCTCGTGTACTCCTGCTCCCACCGCCAGCAACTTACGAAGGATGCGTTGATGAATGGTGCTCGTTGAAGTATTTCCGCAAGGCTTTATTGACCGCTTCCGAATCAGGGAAAAACTTGAATAGGTCGGGCTCGATATAAACCAAATTCGTACCCTCTTTCTGATATTTCTTGGCAAACTTGCCGCGTTCTCCAGATTTAATGAGTTCAGAGGGGTACTCAGAGCGTAAGGTTTCGCTATGATTCATATGCTGTACGCTCCTTGCGGGTCATGTGTCTTGCTGAAATGATTCGGATTACCCCTGTACGTTCTGTAAACGATACTACGAGATGCCTTCCTTTGGAAGATGAGCCGAAAAGCAGGTAGCGTTCTTCACCAAGTGAATGGTCTGGGTCTGGTACGCAGGACGAAAAATCATCTCCAAAAACTTCTGTTGCTTCGTTGAAAGACACACCGTGTTTTTTCAAGTTTAAGCGGGTTTTTGACTCATCCCAGGTGAAATCCATTGCTCACCGTTCTATTTGCCATAAAAAATCACCAGGAAGTCGGCGGCGATCTTCTATGGCTCATGTTTCCCGGAAAAATGCGACGTGTTTTTTGTTGATTTCGCTCATGAATCTCGATAGTAGACGAGCATTTACGTCAAGGCAAGACCGTCGGGCTACCCCCCGACAGCACCGCCCAACCGCTTCATCAAATGCACCTACCTCCATTCCGCCACAACCATGTTCGAACACCGTTCCCAACCCAGGCAGCGTCACCAGCTGATGACGTCCTCGACCTTGGGCCGGCCGGGGTGGTCGCCGTAGGTGGAGCTGCTGGCGGCATACACAAAGCGGCGCACTCCGGCGTCTCTGCCGACCATTAAATAAGGCAGGCTTTTTTAACCAGGAAGAACACACTCTTGACGAGACCCCGGCGTAAGGCATATCGACAACTTTCAGGAATTTGTGAAAGTAGAGTTCGGAGCGGGTGGGAAGATTGGCAGCTCATAAGCTCGTAAGCTAAGATAAAGATAATAAGCTGGTAAGCTGCGTAAGCCGCTCGTAAGCATCTCATCATCTCATCATCTCGCCAACTCAAAAATCGCCATGGACATCATTCGATTCGAAAACGTCGAGAGCAGGATTCTAGAAATCAGAGGGTTCAAAGTCATTCTGGACAGCGACCTGGCTGAACTTTACGGCGTGGAAACCAGGGACATCAATAAAGCCGTCAAAAATAATCCGGATAAGTTTCCAGTCGGATACCTGATTGAGCTGACCAAGCAAGAGTTTGACGATTTGCGGTGGAAATTTTCCACCGCAAAGTTATCAAAAACCAGGGTCATGCCCAAGGCCTTCATCGAGAAAGGGCTGTACATGCTGGCCACGATACTCAAAAGCCCGCAGGCTGTTCAGACTACTTTCACCATCATCGAAACATTCGCCAAGATCAGGGAGTTGTCCCGAAGCGTAAAAGCCCTTGCGGAGGTTAAAGACAAGGATGAGCAAAAGAGCCTGATGCAAAGAAGCGGGGAGATCATTGCCGAGGTTCTCGATGACGACTTGCAGACAACGGATACGGAAACGACCATTGAGATCAATTTTGCAGTATTGAAGTTCAAACACTTGATCAAGAAGAGGAAATAGATTGAAGATTGAAGATTGCGGGTGGGGAATGTCGCAGAGAGCAGATCAAGAGAATCTAGCCATCTTCCATCTTAACATCTTGTAATCTTAACATCTTGTAATCTTCAATCCGTAATCTTCCCATCTTCCCATCTTGAAATCTTCCCATCTTAAAATCTTCTAATCTTCCCATCTTGAAATCTTCCCATCTTAAAATCTTCTAATCTTCCCATCTTGAAATCTTCCCATCTTAAAATCTTCTAATCTTCCCATCTTGAAATCTTCCAATATTATGCCATGAAAAAGATAGAACAATTCGAGGATCTTGAAGTCTGGCAGTTGGCGCGAGAGTTGGCCAAGCAGGTTTATTGCTTGACAGCCGGCAAAAATGTGGCCAGGGATTTCGGGCTGGTTGGGCAGATGCAGCGGAGCGCCGTGTCCGTGATGGCCAATATTGCCGAAGGGTTTGAACGGAGATCAAACAAGGAATTCATCCACTTCCTCTCCATTGCCAAGGGATCCTGCGGAGAAGTGCGCAGCCACCTCTACGTTGCCCTGGATGTCGGCTACATCAACAACGATGAGTTCACCCAAGTGTCCAACCTCGCCGAAACCATCTCCAAATCCATCGCCGGCTTCACAAAATACCTCAAATCCAAGGATTCAAAATAATGCAATCTCCCCATCTTTTCATCTTCAATTTTGCAATCTTTAGTCTTTACGTCTTGCAATCTCCCATCTTCTAATCTTTAAATCTTCCAAATCTCCTAATCTTCAAATCCACAACCCATGATTTTTTCCCAAATCCTCCACTACTTCTCGGTCTACAAGAAATACATTGGCCGGCGGCTGTATATTGTCTTCATCCTGACCGCCCTGGCCGCGATAACCGAGGGGTTTGGCATTGCCATGCTTTTGCCGCTTATTGACGCGGCCGGCGTGGGCCTGGGTGGGGAGGGCATGGAGCAGTCCGGGGTCAAGGCTGCCTTGCAGGGGGTGCTGGATTGGTTGGGCATTGGCACGTCCATGGTTGGGATATTGCTATTCATTGCGTGCGTGTTTCTGTTCAAGGGATTGATCATTTTTTCTGCCGGGGCGTATCAAAGCCATCTCAAATCGCAACTAATGCGAGAAATGAAGGCCCTGATGTTTGATAAGTATTCAACTATGACTTACGGGTATTACACTAGGCGCAGCACGGGCCATTTTATAAATGTGCTAAATGGTCAAATTTCTGGCCTTATCGGATCATTCAGCAATTACAAGAAATTTCTTTGTACAATTATTACAACCTCTGCGTATTTCGGAATGGCTTTTTTTCTGTCCTGGCATTTTGCGCTTATGGCTGTGGTTGCAGGGGGAGTACTTCTGTTTCTTTTTCGAGGCCTGAACAACTATGTACATAATTTATCGCGAAAAGCTGCCAATGAAGCGACCACGTTGAATAAATTCATTGTCCAGGCCATGCAATCCTTTAAATATTTGGCATCCACGGCACAAATGGGTTATATTAGAACCGGGGTGATGCAGAGTATTCACAGATTGACTGCTTACATGCGGAACAAGGACATTGCCCAGGATCTGACCACGGCCTTGAACGAACCTGTGGCCATTTTTTTTATCCTCATGGTGATCGTCATTCAGGTGGCCGTGCTGGATGCCTCTCTGGCGCCGATTTTCGTAGCCCTGATTCTTTTCAACCGGGCTATTGGAGGGGTTTTGAACATTCAAAAATCTTGGCAGTCCACTTTGAGCAATATCGGTTCGCTGGAAGTCGTGGAAAAGGAGTTCAAGGCCCTTGAAGAATTCCAGGAAGACGCCGGCACGATTCAGCTCAAGCCGCTTGCCCAGGGCATTGAACTGAGCCATGTCAGCTTTGCCTACGGCAAAGGCAGTGACGACGTACTTAAGGACATTGCCTTGACCATCCCGGCCAACGCCACGGTTGCTTTTGTGGGCGAGTCGGGCGCGGGTAA
It encodes the following:
- a CDS encoding DUF2442 domain-containing protein, with product MEDLLDVVKVNAKNDFTLELEFENGEQRLFDMKPYLRKKPFHRLTSSGLFACASIDYGTVVWPGNIDIAPETLYDSSVPMDSGK
- a CDS encoding DUF4160 domain-containing protein → MPTISMFYGILITLLYEDNVRHNLPHIHVRYQGAKASVAIEDGQILAGHLPGKQMKLVQAWIEIHRDELLANWELAVSGEEPFKIAPLQ
- a CDS encoding Rpn family recombination-promoting nuclease/putative transposase → MHDTFFREAMSHKEVAADFLTNYLPAKVLEHIRLDMLTILI
- a CDS encoding BrnT family toxin, whose product is MDFTWDESKTRLNLKKHGVSFNEATEVFGDDFSSCVPDPDHSLGEERYLLFGSSSKGRHLVVSFTERTGVIRIISARHMTRKERTAYES
- a CDS encoding ORF6N domain-containing protein, whose translation is MDIIRFENVESRILEIRGFKVILDSDLAELYGVETRDINKAVKNNPDKFPVGYLIELTKQEFDDLRWKFSTAKLSKTRVMPKAFIEKGLYMLATILKSPQAVQTTFTIIETFAKIRELSRSVKALAEVKDKDEQKSLMQRSGEIIAEVLDDDLQTTDTETTIEINFAVLKFKHLIKKRK
- a CDS encoding four helix bundle protein; this translates as MKKIEQFEDLEVWQLARELAKQVYCLTAGKNVARDFGLVGQMQRSAVSVMANIAEGFERRSNKEFIHFLSIAKGSCGEVRSHLYVALDVGYINNDEFTQVSNLAETISKSIAGFTKYLKSKDSK
- a CDS encoding ABC transporter ATP-binding protein, whose product is MIFSQILHYFSVYKKYIGRRLYIVFILTALAAITEGFGIAMLLPLIDAAGVGLGGEGMEQSGVKAALQGVLDWLGIGTSMVGILLFIACVFLFKGLIIFSAGAYQSHLKSQLMREMKALMFDKYSTMTYGYYTRRSTGHFINVLNGQISGLIGSFSNYKKFLCTIITTSAYFGMAFFLSWHFALMAVVAGGVLLFLFRGLNNYVHNLSRKAANEATTLNKFIVQAMQSFKYLASTAQMGYIRTGVMQSIHRLTAYMRNKDIAQDLTTALNEPVAIFFILMVIVIQVAVLDASLAPIFVALILFNRAIGGVLNIQKSWQSTLSNIGSLEVVEKEFKALEEFQEDAGTIQLKPLAQGIELSHVSFAYGKGSDDVLKDIALTIPANATVAFVGESGAGKSTLVDMLTLMLRPRGGELLIDGISSSKVNLASWRSQIGYVSQETVVFDDTIANNISLWKDDYNQDPKARERIELAAKQAYAEKFIQDLPDQFNTFVGDRGVRLSGGQRQRLFLARELYKNPRLLILDEATSALDSESEKYIQESIEALRGRTTVVIIAHRLSTIKNADYIYVLDKGKIIEQGSFNQLLSTNNGRFNRMVALQSL